TTTTTATGAGTACTGTGACTTGCCTTGATCTCTTTTCTTCAAGCTGTCTTTCCAACTTGTGATGTAAATCTTCAAGTTAAATAGGTTCACAGCTTTCTCCATCTGAAACGGCTggcaatttctgcatttttttgtTGCAATATATTCTCTTTCTCAAGAGCCTCATTTGATAAACTGAGCATCCTTGTGCAGGTAATTCCTCCTGGGATGGAGTTCCACCATATTGTTCCACATGAAGGTGACATGGATGGCGAAACAGAAGGAACTGAAGATGGAAAAGCCCCGGATCCACCTATTTGGACAGAGGTTTCCATTGACGTCATTTTTCTGCCCCTTCAAATGACCTTCCACGCTTTCTGCATTCTTCTATTCTTGCTAATTTCCTAATGTGATTTCTTTTCCTAGATAATGCGCTTCTTTTCTAATCCAAGGAAGCCTATGATACTCGCCCTTGCTAGGCCTGATCCCAAGAAGAACCTCACTACTTTAGTGAAAGCATTTGGTGAATGTCGTCCATTGAGAGAGCTTGCTAATCTTGTAAGTTTGAGTTTACACCAGTTGTATGAGGTGAATTGCCTTCCTTTATAGGGAAGGGAAGCTGAGCTAGCAGTGCAATTGATGTtcctccttttcctttcttctttttctgcagATGTTGATAATGGGTAATCGAGATAATATCGATGAAATGTCTAGCACAAATTCATCAGTCCTCCTTTCAATCTTAAAGATGATAGATAAGTATGATCTTTATGGTCAAGTAGCTTATCCTAAGCACCACAAGCAGGCAGATGTTCCTGATATCTATCGCCTTGCTGCAAAGACAAAGGTACTGCCAGTCATTTTAATGTCAATTGCATAGTTCTCACTCCCTGAGTTGTTTGATCAATCGGACTCATAGGGTGTGATGCTTCTTGGTTGAATATGTTCCAAGCTTTTATTTTTTCAATATGTAGTGGTGTGTTTCTTATTCTTTTTCCGAGGGTAATATGTGGAAAGTATTCATGGTATATAGAACAATTACTTTGCGTTTTATTAGCACATCATTACTCATTTTGTGCAGTGTGCACGAGTAGATTATACCAAACCAGAGAAACCACAGGAGGATGTTACTTGTCACTTAGACAACTGATAATTTTTTGGTCAACGTGAAATATAGGAATCAACTTAATGCAACAGGGAAAGCAAAATTAGATTGAGGGTGTCCTATGGGCCAAGGGACTTGAGTGCAGTTCTAAAAGCCCTTAATTTAGTTCAACTTAGTGACCCAGTTCAGAACGTGAAGAAGACTGTTTGGCACCTTCTTCCTCTTATATCCTTAAATATAAGAGCATGGGCTCTCTGATACAGCAACATGATTTGCTCTTTCTCATGTTTGGCACCTTTTTCGTCCTATTTATAGTAATATATGCATGGGTCTCTGATACAGTAACATGTCTTACGCTTTCTCATATCACCTGAAGTCACATCTAATTAAATGGATAGATAGATATAAGATTATCTCATTGTGGCGGCAGAAAAAAGAGCAAATAAGAAGCCTTTCCATCTCGAAATCAGATATTTTGTTAGCATGCTTGCCTTCCCTTCAGCAATTAGTGGCTCAGATAGACAATATTGAGATACTTGTTGAATTTCTTTTTACAGGGTGTTTTTATTAATCCAGCTTTTATTGAGCCTTTTGGACTGACTTTGATTGAGGTATTCTTCTTCACACAgtgattcgagctttaattgatgattttgtTATTCTTCATAATAAGTTGGTGAGTCTTTTCCATTGACCTATGCACTTATCTCCCTTGCACAGGCAGCAGCTTACGGTCTTCCAATGGTAGCCACAAAAAATGGAGGACCTGTTGATATCCACAGGGTATGCTGTTGCTTTTATTTCATATGCTGTCTTTGATGCCATCCACTCTGTTCGACAAAATTCTAACAAATTAGATTCAAATTGATCTTCACTCGGTTTGCAGGTTCTTGACAATGGTCTCTTAGTGGATCCCCATGATCAGCAGGCAATCGCTGATGCGCTTTTGAAGCTGGTTGCTGATAAGCACTTGTGGGCTAAATGCAGGGCAAATGGATTAAAAAATATCCACCTCTTCTCGTGGCCTGAGCACTGTAAAACATATCTTTCCCGGATAGCTAGCTGCAAACCTAGGCAACCGCGGTGGCTGAGAaccgatgatgatgatgatgaaaatTCAGAAACTGATTctcctagtgattccttgagagATATCCATGATATATCTTTGAATTTGAGATTTTCACTAGATGGGGAGAAGAATGACAATAAAGAAAATGCTGATAATACATTAGACCCGGAAGTTCGAAAGAGCAAGTTAGAGAATGCTGTTTTGTCCTGGTCTAAGGGTGTACTTAAGAGCACACCAAAAGCTTGGTCGTCAGACAAGGGAGACCAGAATTCTGGTGCTGGTAAATTCCCAGCAATAAGGAGGAGAAGACATATTTTTGTTATTGCAGTGGATTGTGATACTAGCTCAGGACTCTCTGAAAGTGTGAGAAAGATATTTGAGGCTGTAGAGAAAGAAAGAGCAGAGGGTTCCATTGGATTCATCCTGGCCTCATCTTTCAATATATCAGAAGTACAGTCTTTCCTGGTTTCCGAGGGCATGAAGCCTACTGACTTTGATGCTTACATATGCAATAGTGGAGGTGACCTTTATTATTCATCCTTTCACTCTGAACAAAATCCTTTTGTAGTTGACTTGTACTACCACTCGCATATCGAGTATCGTTGGGGGGGTGAAGGGTTGAGGAAGACTTTGGTGCGTTGGGCCGCTTCTATCATTGACAAGAAGGGTGAAAATGAAGATCACATTGTTGTTGAGGATGAGGACAATTCAGCCGACTACTGCTATACTTTCAAAGTCTGCAAGCTTGGGACGGTAAATTGGCTTCTTTTCTCCTATTTTTGGTTGTTTCCCCCCCTTCTTATTTGCTTCTTTAACTGCACCTCCTGCTGCCCTGGGGGCGGTTCAATGCTTTTGCAAAAGCTTTCCTACTTTTGTATTGAGAATCTGCTTTCACTTGAGCTGGCTGCTGACATCAAGCATTCAGGCTTGCGCCAGATATTCTTCGAAACATCTGAATCTATTTTCTCCAAACATCTGATATAATGACGCAATTGTACACCAGTAGGATTTTTTATTACACCCTCTTAACTGATTCTTATTGCTTTTGCAGGTTCCTCCTGCGAAGGAACTTAGAAAACTAATGAGAATTCAGGCGCTTCGTTGTCACGCTGTTTATTGTCAAAATGGGAGTAGGATTAATGTGATTCCTGTGCTGGCATCTCGGTCCCAAGCACTCAGGTAACTGTTTTAGTTCCATCTACGTAAAGGTTGCTGGGGTATCTCTGCCAACTGTTCTGTTTAAAGTATCAACTATTCAAATTGCTATGTCTATGGTGTATCTTTCTTCAGAATACACGATAAATATTGATTTTGTTGAAATGCATTTATTAATCAATTTTTGCTTATATTCTTTTACTTATATCTCTGGGAGACACTGAATATGAGTGGCATGCTATCTAAATGTGGGGTCACATGGTCTTGCCACCTGTGCCTTGGTCCTTGGAAGTGGTTGATATATTATATGTGCCATTTTTGTGTGCTCCCGGCTAGTTCAATTATCAATTGCCTTGTACCCCTGCACCAGTGAAAAAGAATGGGGGGCCAGGAATTTTAGAGCTGCAATCCTTTTGATTTCTTCTGCTTACCAAGTTTTTATTTGTGGTTTTACGTGTTTGCGTAGTCAAAATAACGTCACCCTTTATGAGGTACAAAATTAGAGCTAGTCCATAGTCTATAATAAATATGATTACTAAAAATTTGCTTTAAATTGTCTTTGGTTGTGATGTTCACTCTCTTGGTCCGAAAGATGCTTCACGTCTATCCGCCCTCCTGCTACTGTTCCAGTTGACAACGTAGTACTCTTTATGATTTACCACAAACATAGCGGTTCTAATTTATATCCTTTTCAGCTCTGTTATCCGTCTCAAACACGTGCTATACTATCCTTGCTGCGATTCTGGATCGTATTTCAATTGATTTCTAACTGCAGAGTAGTTACAGGATTGTATCTTTCTGGAAATATGGGATCACTTTTATGTCCTTAAGGGCAATAAAACATTAAAGCTGAAACTGAGGCTGAAATCTTTAGTCCACTGGTAATATATTTTGAGACTCTGGAATTTTCATATTTGGACGACTGAAAGTATTGTCTACAGGTACTTGTATCTGCGATGGGGAATGGACTTGTCAAAGTTGGTGGTTTTCGTTGGAGAAAGTGGTGATACTGATTATGAAGGATTGATCGGTGGTCTACGCAAGGCTGTAATAATGAAAGGACTCTGCACTAGTGCAAGCAGCTTAATTCATGGTAATAGGAATTACCCGCTATCCGATGTTTTACCATTCGACAGCCCTAATGTTGTTCAAGCGGCAGAGGAATGTAGCAGTACCGAGATCCGTTCCTCACTGGAGAAACTAGGGGTACTCAAAGGATAATACCTTCCCCTTAGATTGGCAAAAATCTATAGGAGCTAAGATTATGCCATGAAAGAATAGCCATCCATTTGGGTTGTCTTTTGGAGCTGTTCATAGTTTTCGACAGACTACAGAATGAGATGAGCCCTTTGATGTTCTTAAAAGATGGACATAAAAGCTTCACTCTGTTCAGAGTGTTATGAAAGTCTTTTATCTAAACCAATGCTGTATAGTTGTAGAATTTCTTTTGCTATGTCATTGAATAGAACCTCTTGCGGGTTCATATACTGCGAGAAAAATAAATTTCGACCGATCTTGTAAATTATCATATACATCCACCACAAGCCATTATTGGTGGTTTTCAAATGCGGTCTGTTGACTGGATCAACATTTTTTAAAGCTTGTGGATCTGTTGATCTGATCATCCCTTATGTAAACAGAGTGGTGCACTTGAGATTTCATCTTAAAGTTCAATTTTTCATTTAACAGAATTGGTTTCATATAATGCAACAAGCTGTGAGATGCTATTTTAGTCTTTTGCTGATTCTTATGACGGACTGTTTGAACGAACAACCATTAGATGTCCTGGGCAGGCTTTTGTACTGTTTGATTTTGGCGTATTTCATCTCCACATAGTGTCTTGGTCTTTTCGTTTTTGCTATTGAATTTTAACTTCAGTATTTGTTGCCAATTACTGGTATCCATTTTGACCCATAAATACATGCAATCAGTCTCAAGTCTTGTGGTGTTACGCTATTCATATTTTTAATTGTGTGTTTTGACCTTTTGTTTTGGGGGACTAAATCTAGCTTGAGTAGTCTTTTGCAGACTACAAGTTTTAAGATTGACCTATCAACGTATAATTGAAAAAAGTATTCGAGGTTAAGATCAATGAGCGATTGAGAGTTAATGCCTTAGCTAGTATATTACTAACCAGATCTTGGGTTCTTTTGCAAGTTCTTCTGCAGCGCCTTAATTCTCTTGTTGGCTTTGGTGCCGAGAATGAAATAGAGAACAAGACCTTCGAGAGAATAAGATTGTCGTGTGGAATGCTCTATTTTTGGAGGTTGTCTAGTGGTCAGATTCATTTATCGGATTCCAATTTGTTTGGTCTGGagtcgttattgttgttgttatcatCGTCATTGTTTAATGGTTAACAAAAGTGGGTCAAGCATGAAACTTTCTAGCCTTGATGAATTACATTTTCATGCTTGGAAGCTTCTTAATGTTGACAGGTTGCTCATTCCAAATCATGTATTTTACTACTCATTTTCTGTTTAAACGGTTAGCCGGTTAGGTCTATGCCCCGCCTGTTCTTTGCATTAAGAGATGCTTGATCATCAATGGAAACTACCAGTCCATTTATAAGTAAGGCCTATTGTGGTCCGAGCCAAACGGGCCGGTTCAAGCGGGCCCGGATCCTAGTGGTGCATAAGCCCGTAGCGGGCCGGTCCAACCCAAATAGCCCGTGAGCCCGAGACCGttaagcccgggaccggcaggcgggtctgggccggttcaaccgggcccaaCAGGCCAAACGGGCCCCATgggccaattagctatttgtagtaaaagaatatcaaatttttgctttcttttgagtgagtgctattagaatagattgggtatATCTTAAGGATCTTGAATCTCATATTTGGGATGATTTAGtcaagttttgaggtggtttgaattgaaaattttaAGTAAAAACTGAATatgaaaaaaaatgatatgtctattgatgataggctataattgtgtattttagtcgcttattacactctaatttactgcactttaattgagtttaagCTTTAatgctagtgttttgcactaaattgtgtattttatgccttgtaggagtgattccgagctatgtagatattatggaatgaattcaagtgatttggagctttgaagtctgagtaaaagcccaaggaattaagccggggtCGTGTTGGGGAATCAACAGATGATAGTTAAGAATGAAACAAAGAATTAGCTAATTTGTTatttagggttttgatggaaccttttgtaagataaattcttgttatgtttttatataattgagccgtagtataatctctatttgttcaactacgttcttgttgtagttaattaataggatcctcaattagctgtgcctatttagtatgtattactcaggagagagtgcatatttaggtagttgttgaacaacatcactcccggtatgtgaggaatcaataaccaaaggtttaaaggtgggattagggataacgaaaccttgtgTGCGATCTAAATAAGCTGcaattaaagccagctagcgtaactcgggagagtatatctactaaattgtcgtaattacttgggagagaagtacaacacgcagagcgctcatgatcggtagagaatacttaggcgaaattatagaagacatagtgGGAAGGATCCCGACAAttagggaaatcataactctagacctccttaatcttttctccagcctgtagtatctttagtgttaatttattattttaatttgttagttagttagtaaaacacaagaatcttaatatctataagttaggaattgtttaAGCTTGTATTTTTGGTaatagtgaacaactgtagctaagccttagttctctatgggattcgactccggacttgtaaaccggattatatttgcaacgaccgttttgtcccttttataaggcatagttgggcgtgatcatgtATCACACTATGTATCATttatgtatcacatatgtatcatatttgtaacgattgtgtatcacatgtgtatccatgtatacctgtgtgtgagatacatgcgtgatacatgcgtgatacatgtttgatacatgtgccgcagaagaattttttgaactcgatttaattacgaattttgatacaaaaccagtccaaatcacctccaatcttcctcaaattttgtatattgacttatctatatgttttcaatgaatttcaactatacccattaaaaaaaattcctttttgtttagatttttggaatattgtattttttttttgtatttcatcaccttatttgctacctcatccatgaaatttccttttcgtcttgcatctaatgtttCTAATCACGCTTAAAATATATGGAgggtgatttttgcatgtgattctttgagataaagaaccttatttatttggtttttcaatttttatatatgtttggctagttttggtaagtctatgactaatgcctagaggttggtaagttgaaatttatttgggacatttgtgtaagtttcaactaccagctatgtccatttataagtaactcattacaaaaattggtcaattcctaaaatattactaatattagccaattatCTATTTCTagccaaaaaatatcaaatttttgctttcttttgagtgggtgctattagaatagattgagtatatcttaaggagcttgaatctcatatttgggatgatttggtgaagttttgaggtggtttgaattgaaaattcgaagtaaaaactgaatatgaaaaaatgatatgtgtattgATGATAGGatataattgtgtattttagtcgcttattacactctaatttactgcactttaattgagtttgagctttaatcgctactGTTTTGCACTAAATCATGTATTTTTTGCCttataggagtgattccgagctatgtagatattatggaatgaattcaagtgatttggagctttgaagtctgagtaaaagcccaagaaattaagccgggatcgtgttggggatcaacagatgatagttaagaacgaaacgaagaatcgagcgggcatacgatgcattgtctagtaaaatgcacataacttttcacTCAGAACTCCGTTTGGGCTCTACAATATATCTTTGTAAAGCTAtttgaaagggctacaactttcatgttttgcattttCGCAAATTCCCAATACCACAACGCGTGGTGCGccggtgtagacatgtgatttttgaccctccccgaaatttcacctattttagcgtaaaatatttagtttaggcctaacctcgatattttaaataattttgactcttttactttatttcgtcacaaaaaatgaaaaattacaaaaatattttagtttatgtatctttcgtaaatttaaataaaaaaatatacaaaaatagtatcttgtctttattttttatataatttaaaaaaaaataccaaaaaataattttattttaacggtcagtcttattttaataattatttttacttaagtagggctaattaatatttttgataatatttctaTGTGGAtaaatttttagttaattaagctaattttaagcaTAGCTAATCATAAATGCCCAAGTTTCTGGCCCATTCCTTAAGTCCAATAcccaatacccattaagctaaccctaggacccttctagactcttatttgaaacaaaaaataaatgaaaagaccctaaggacctaaGAGCAATTAGCACAAAAATACACATTTAAACCTAGACATATATAATAGGATAACACCTATCAGCTAAGAGGAGGTCACCCAAAAAAATCCCATAAGCTAAGAACGGCCTCCCTTCACAAAATTAGCCATGCCCATCATCTTCTGCACAAACAGCCCATCATCTTCTGCACAAACAACCCATCATCTTCTGCACAAACAAACCCACATAGATAGAGAGCAGAACCGTACACCCATTAATTTGTTAATTGTGAGCTAAGTTTTGATCCTTTGTGtagtaaattgatggaagctcaagattgatttccaaaacttgcatTTCAACACCCCATCCTTCCCTACACACCGGCATTCCATGAATCTAATTACAATCTTTACATAACCCAAATGCCGAACCAAATCCCTTAACTTTCCCAatcctttcttcttcaatttcataCCACTGCTTCTCTTGCTTTCGCTTCTGCG
The Nicotiana sylvestris chromosome 11, ASM39365v2, whole genome shotgun sequence DNA segment above includes these coding regions:
- the LOC104224363 gene encoding probable sucrose-phosphate synthase — its product is MAGNDWINSYLEAILDVGPGLEDKKSSLLLRERGRFSPTRYFVEEVITGFDETDLHRSWVRAQATRSPQERNTRLENMCWRIWNLARQKKQLEGEQAQWMAKRRQEREKGRREAVADMSEDLSEGEKGDMVSDMPSHGESTKGRLPRISSVETMEAWVNQQKGKKLYIVLISLHGLIRGENMELGRDSDTGGQVKYVVELARALGSMPGVYRVDLLTRQVSSPEVDWSYGEPTEMLPPRSTEGMMTEMGESSGAYIIRIPFGPREKYIPKEQLWPYIPEFVDGALNHIIQMSKVLGEQIGNGYPVWPVAIHGHYADAGDSAALLSGALNVPMLFTGHSLGRDKLDQLLRQGRLSKDEINSTYKIMRRIEAEELTLDASEIVITSTRQEIDEQWRLYDGFDPILERKLRARIKRNVSCYGRFMPRMAVIPPGMEFHHIVPHEGDMDGETEGTEDGKAPDPPIWTEIMRFFSNPRKPMILALARPDPKKNLTTLVKAFGECRPLRELANLMLIMGNRDNIDEMSSTNSSVLLSILKMIDKYDLYGQVAYPKHHKQADVPDIYRLAAKTKGVFINPAFIEPFGLTLIEAAAYGLPMVATKNGGPVDIHRVLDNGLLVDPHDQQAIADALLKLVADKHLWAKCRANGLKNIHLFSWPEHCKTYLSRIASCKPRQPRWLRTDDDDDENSETDSPSDSLRDIHDISLNLRFSLDGEKNDNKENADNTLDPEVRKSKLENAVLSWSKGVLKSTPKAWSSDKGDQNSGAGKFPAIRRRRHIFVIAVDCDTSSGLSESVRKIFEAVEKERAEGSIGFILASSFNISEVQSFLVSEGMKPTDFDAYICNSGGDLYYSSFHSEQNPFVVDLYYHSHIEYRWGGEGLRKTLVRWAASIIDKKGENEDHIVVEDEDNSADYCYTFKVCKLGTVPPAKELRKLMRIQALRCHAVYCQNGSRINVIPVLASRSQALRYLYLRWGMDLSKLVVFVGESGDTDYEGLIGGLRKAVIMKGLCTSASSLIHGNRNYPLSDVLPFDSPNVVQAAEECSSTEIRSSLEKLGVLKG